The following proteins are co-located in the Halococcus salsus genome:
- a CDS encoding NADP-dependent malic enzyme, producing MGLDEDSLDYHSQEPHGKIEISTTKPTNTQRDLSLAYSPGVAAPCMEIYDNPDDAYTYTAKGNMVGVVSNGSAVLGLGDIGAQASKPVMEGKGVLFKRFADIDVFDIELDQEDPEDIIRTVTAMEPTFGGINLEDISAPECFAIEEGLRESMSIPVFHDDQHGTAIISGAALVNAVDLAGKEMSDIRVTFSGAGASAIATANFYISLGVDPDHITMCDSSGILTQQRAENGELNEYNREFARDIDEGSLADALEDADVFVGLSVADVADQDMIRGMNENPIVFAMANPDPEIGYEEAKSARDDTVIMATGRSDYPNQVNNVLGFPFIFRGALDVRASEINEEMKVAAARALAELAREDVPDAVVKAYGDQPLQYGPEYIIPKPVDPRVLFEVTPAVAEAAVESGAARSDIDVEAYTEELEARLGKSREMMRVVLNKAKSEPKRVVLAEGGDEKIIRAAHQIQEQGLAEPVLIGDRSRIEGTMEGLGLAFEPDIVDPDETDLDRYTDRLYELRQRKGVTRNEATELLRDANYLGSVMVEMGDADAMLTGLMHDYPSALKPPLQVIGTHEEADYAAGVYMLTFKNQVIFVADATVNQNPSAEVLAEVTEHTAELARRFNVEPRAALLSYSNFGSVDNEGTRKPRRAAQMLNESGVDFPVDGEMQADTAVVEDILEGTYDFSNLDGSANVLVFPNLEAGNIGYKLLQRLGGADAIGPMLVGMDKPVHVLQRGDEVKDIVNLAGVAVVDAQENGE from the coding sequence AGGGCAACATGGTCGGTGTGGTCTCGAACGGCTCCGCGGTACTGGGCCTTGGTGACATCGGTGCACAGGCCTCGAAACCCGTGATGGAGGGCAAGGGCGTCCTCTTCAAGCGCTTCGCGGACATCGACGTCTTCGACATCGAACTCGACCAGGAGGACCCCGAGGACATCATTCGAACCGTCACGGCGATGGAGCCGACCTTCGGCGGGATCAACCTCGAGGACATCAGCGCACCGGAGTGCTTCGCGATCGAGGAGGGGCTCCGCGAGTCAATGTCCATTCCTGTGTTCCACGACGACCAGCACGGGACCGCGATCATCTCCGGGGCCGCGCTGGTGAACGCCGTCGACCTCGCGGGCAAGGAGATGAGCGACATTCGGGTTACGTTCTCGGGGGCCGGCGCGAGCGCCATCGCCACCGCGAACTTCTACATCTCGTTGGGTGTCGACCCCGACCACATCACGATGTGTGACTCCTCGGGCATCCTCACCCAACAGCGCGCCGAGAACGGCGAACTCAACGAGTACAACCGCGAGTTCGCCCGCGACATCGACGAGGGCAGCCTCGCGGACGCCCTCGAGGATGCCGACGTGTTCGTCGGGCTCTCGGTGGCCGACGTCGCCGACCAAGACATGATCCGAGGGATGAACGAGAACCCGATCGTGTTCGCGATGGCGAACCCCGACCCCGAGATCGGCTACGAGGAAGCCAAAAGCGCCCGCGACGACACCGTGATCATGGCCACCGGGCGCTCCGACTACCCGAACCAGGTCAACAACGTTCTGGGGTTCCCGTTCATCTTCCGTGGCGCGCTCGACGTTCGCGCGAGCGAGATCAACGAGGAGATGAAGGTCGCCGCCGCGCGGGCGCTCGCCGAACTCGCCCGTGAGGACGTGCCGGACGCCGTGGTGAAGGCCTACGGCGACCAGCCGCTTCAGTACGGACCCGAGTACATCATCCCGAAACCCGTCGATCCCCGGGTGTTGTTCGAGGTCACGCCCGCGGTGGCCGAGGCGGCGGTCGAGAGCGGCGCGGCGCGTTCGGATATCGACGTCGAGGCGTACACCGAGGAGCTCGAAGCCAGACTCGGTAAGTCCCGCGAGATGATGCGCGTGGTGTTGAACAAGGCGAAATCCGAGCCGAAACGCGTGGTGCTCGCCGAGGGTGGCGACGAGAAGATCATCCGCGCGGCCCACCAGATCCAAGAACAGGGGCTCGCCGAGCCCGTTCTGATCGGCGACCGGAGCCGGATCGAGGGCACGATGGAAGGCCTCGGTCTGGCGTTCGAACCCGACATCGTCGACCCGGACGAGACCGACCTCGACCGCTACACCGACCGGCTCTACGAACTCCGCCAGCGCAAGGGCGTGACGCGCAACGAGGCCACCGAACTCCTGCGCGACGCGAACTACCTCGGAAGCGTGATGGTCGAGATGGGTGACGCCGACGCGATGCTCACGGGACTCATGCACGACTACCCCTCGGCACTCAAACCGCCGCTCCAGGTCATCGGGACCCACGAGGAGGCCGACTACGCCGCCGGGGTCTACATGCTCACCTTCAAGAACCAGGTGATATTCGTGGCCGACGCGACGGTGAACCAGAACCCGAGCGCCGAGGTGCTCGCGGAGGTCACCGAACACACCGCGGAGCTCGCGCGACGCTTCAACGTCGAACCACGTGCGGCGCTCCTCTCGTACTCGAACTTCGGGAGCGTCGACAACGAGGGCACCCGGAAGCCCCGCCGCGCCGCTCAGATGCTCAACGAGTCGGGTGTGGACTTCCCGGTCGACGGCGAGATGCAGGCCGACACCGCCGTCGTCGAGGACATCCTGGAGGGAACCTACGACTTCTCGAACCTCGACGGGTCGGCGAACGTGCTGGTCTTCCCGAACCTCGAAGCCGGGAACATCGGCTACAAGCTCCTCCAGCGTCTCGGCGGTGCGGACGCCATCGGCCCGATGCTGGTGGGAATGGACAAACCGGTGCACGTCCTCCAGCGAGGCGACGAGGTCAAGGACATCGTGAACCTCGCGGGTGTCGCAGTCGTCGACGCGCAGGAGAACGGCGAGTAA
- a CDS encoding proteasome assembly chaperone family protein, whose amino-acid sequence MDEFDIETLAEPALSDPVLVEGLPGVGHVGKLVAEHLLEELDGEPVRRVYSEHFPPQVDIDEGRATLASAELHAVEADGQDLLVLTGDHQAQDAAGHYRLTDRFLDIAEEFGVERVFALGGVPTGELIDEYDVIGAATADESIENLEDAGVEFREGEPAGGIVGVSGLLLGLAERRDLPAACLMGETSGYLVDPKSARAVLEILEDIVGFEVSFDSLEERADEMEEVVQKIQQMEGGQAATDDDLRYIG is encoded by the coding sequence ATGGACGAATTCGATATCGAGACGCTCGCGGAGCCGGCGCTCTCCGACCCCGTGCTCGTCGAGGGCCTCCCCGGCGTGGGCCACGTCGGCAAGCTCGTCGCCGAGCATCTCCTCGAAGAGCTCGATGGCGAGCCGGTTCGTCGCGTCTACTCCGAGCACTTCCCGCCGCAGGTCGACATCGACGAGGGCCGCGCGACGCTCGCCTCGGCCGAACTCCACGCCGTCGAAGCCGACGGTCAGGACCTCCTCGTACTCACCGGCGACCACCAAGCCCAGGACGCCGCCGGCCACTACCGACTCACCGACCGTTTCCTCGACATCGCCGAGGAGTTCGGCGTCGAGCGGGTGTTCGCGCTCGGCGGCGTCCCGACCGGCGAACTCATCGACGAGTACGACGTCATCGGCGCGGCGACGGCCGACGAGTCGATCGAAAACCTCGAAGACGCGGGCGTCGAGTTCCGCGAGGGCGAACCCGCCGGCGGCATCGTCGGCGTCAGCGGCCTCCTCCTCGGCCTCGCCGAACGTCGCGACCTCCCCGCGGCCTGTCTGATGGGCGAGACGAGTGGATATCTCGTCGACCCCAAGAGCGCCCGCGCGGTGCTCGAGATCCTCGAGGACATCGTCGGCTTCGAGGTGAGCTTCGACTCCCTCGAAGAGCGCGCCGACGAGATGGAGGAAGTGGTCCAGAAGATCCAGCAGATGGAGGGCGGCCAGGCCGCCACCGACGACGACCTCCGGTATATCGGTTAA